The Nitrospira sp. genome window below encodes:
- a CDS encoding phosphotransferase — protein sequence MATVNPASSTSSLPPPDHALVAQTMKAHLSPNLELKELSALPGDASNRRYYRASMTGGSPHSVIVMQLAEPEAFKQSEEAVSGAVHQISELPFTNIMAHLAKANVPVPTLYHYDRSAGLLYLEDFGDVTLAEAVSRADAPNVESRYKQAINVLVHIQFDATTPEDRGCLAFHRSFDVPLLMWEFDHFLEYGVEARHGKPLPEGDATTIRSEFERIAQVLASQPRVFTHRDYHSRNLMVDGLRLGVIDFQDALMGPATYDLASLLRDAYIQLDETLIDELVAYYLDQLEARRCVWANRAVFRRLFDLTSIQRNLKAAGRFVYIDRVKGNPKFLSDIPRVLGYVKRNLKKYPELETLRKHITPYVPELQ from the coding sequence ATGGCGACCGTAAATCCCGCATCCTCCACATCTTCATTGCCTCCTCCTGATCACGCACTCGTCGCTCAGACGATGAAGGCCCATCTTTCTCCCAACTTGGAGTTGAAGGAGCTGAGTGCGTTGCCCGGAGATGCGTCCAATCGGCGGTACTACCGCGCCAGCATGACGGGAGGTTCACCACATTCTGTCATCGTGATGCAACTGGCGGAGCCGGAGGCGTTCAAGCAGTCTGAAGAGGCGGTCAGCGGAGCGGTGCATCAGATTTCCGAGCTGCCGTTCACCAATATCATGGCCCATCTTGCCAAGGCGAACGTCCCTGTTCCGACACTGTATCATTATGATCGGTCCGCTGGATTGCTGTATCTCGAGGATTTTGGAGATGTGACGTTAGCAGAAGCCGTCAGCCGTGCCGATGCCCCGAACGTAGAGTCTCGCTATAAACAAGCCATCAATGTGTTGGTACACATACAATTCGACGCAACCACTCCGGAAGACCGTGGGTGTCTCGCGTTTCATCGGAGTTTCGACGTCCCGTTGCTCATGTGGGAGTTCGACCATTTCCTGGAGTACGGGGTTGAGGCCCGGCATGGCAAGCCATTACCCGAAGGGGATGCGACGACCATTCGAAGCGAGTTCGAGCGCATTGCCCAGGTGTTGGCGTCCCAACCTCGTGTCTTCACCCATCGCGATTATCACTCGCGTAACTTGATGGTCGATGGACTGCGGCTTGGCGTGATTGATTTTCAAGATGCCTTGATGGGTCCGGCGACCTACGATTTGGCCTCACTTCTGCGGGATGCCTACATTCAGCTCGATGAAACTCTCATCGATGAGTTGGTGGCCTACTACCTTGATCAACTGGAGGCGCGCCGTTGTGTCTGGGCCAACCGTGCGGTGTTTCGCCGCCTGTTCGATCTGACAAGCATTCAGCGAAATCTGAAGGCGGCCGGCCGGTTCGTCTATATTGACCGAGTCAAAGGCAACCCGAAATTTTTGTCCGATATTCCCCGTGTCTTGGGCTATGTGAAACGAAATCTTAAAAAATATCCAGAGCTGGAGACGCTTCGGAAACACATCACTCCATACGTACCGGAATTGCAGTAA
- a CDS encoding NDP-sugar synthase: MKAMILAAGLGTRLRPLTNTIPKPLLPVGGTPLIVWNVLLLKRHGFREIVVNLHHLGPMIEQVLGDGSKFGVRMMYSQEPVILGTGGGIKQAEPYFSGEPVLILNGDTLVEIDLGAVWEFHQTRQAAATLVLREDTDAVRWGLVEVGAGDQIVRITGKGRSSLSPVIPRMFAGIHILHPRLLQRVPKGSASSIIDPYLAAIEGGERILGYDFHGYWSDIGTAERYAQAEKDARAGLIRLVDRQPSEPSTPQT; encoded by the coding sequence ATGAAAGCCATGATTCTCGCGGCAGGTCTTGGGACCCGCCTCAGACCCTTAACCAACACCATTCCAAAGCCGCTCTTACCGGTGGGAGGAACCCCACTCATTGTCTGGAACGTCTTACTGCTTAAACGACATGGGTTTCGTGAGATTGTCGTGAATCTTCATCACCTCGGTCCGATGATCGAGCAGGTTCTAGGTGATGGTTCAAAATTTGGCGTTCGAATGATGTACTCACAAGAACCGGTCATCTTGGGTACAGGGGGAGGGATCAAGCAAGCCGAGCCGTATTTTTCTGGCGAACCGGTGCTGATCTTGAACGGGGATACGCTCGTCGAGATAGACCTTGGGGCTGTCTGGGAGTTCCATCAAACACGCCAAGCGGCGGCAACCTTGGTGCTGCGAGAGGATACCGATGCTGTACGATGGGGTCTCGTTGAGGTGGGAGCCGGCGATCAGATTGTGCGTATCACGGGGAAAGGGCGTTCGTCGTTGTCTCCGGTCATTCCCAGGATGTTCGCCGGGATTCACATCCTACATCCGCGTCTTCTTCAGAGGGTTCCGAAGGGGAGCGCTTCTTCAATCATCGATCCTTACCTAGCAGCCATTGAAGGAGGCGAACGAATCCTCGGGTACGACTTTCATGGCTATTGGTCTGATATCGGAACCGCCGAGCGGTATGCGCAGGCGGAGAAAGATGCACGAGCCGGACTGATTCGCCTCGTTGATCGCCAGCCCTCAGAGCCGTCTACGCCACAAACCTGA
- the galT gene encoding galactose-1-phosphate uridylyltransferase, translated as MPDLRRDPIVGRWVIISTERNGRPHDFVKCQPVKPTATTLCPFCPGQERLTPKEIMAYRPQAGEPNSPNWRVRVIPNKFPALQVEGDMGREGIGLYDRMNGVGAHEVIIETPNHVESLADLPAKQIEDLLWAYRDRMLDLRKDVRLRYILVFKNHGALAGATLEHSHSQLIALPIVPTSVQDELDGCRTHFQQKERCIYCDILRQDLSDGDRIVAENPEYLCVTPFAPRFPFEMWILPKRHAAYFEDSQKAQFELLAPILSESLRRMDKVLAHPAYNFILHSSPLHEKTGDYYHWHLEIIPKLTQVAGFEWGTGFYINPVSPEEAARFLREAEP; from the coding sequence ATGCCAGATTTAAGACGTGATCCGATCGTCGGCCGCTGGGTGATCATTTCCACCGAACGGAATGGACGCCCACACGATTTTGTCAAATGCCAGCCGGTTAAACCTACGGCCACAACCCTCTGTCCATTTTGTCCGGGACAGGAGCGGCTCACGCCGAAAGAAATCATGGCCTATCGTCCTCAAGCGGGCGAGCCCAACTCGCCGAATTGGCGTGTCCGTGTCATTCCCAATAAGTTCCCCGCGCTTCAAGTCGAAGGCGACATGGGCCGTGAAGGAATCGGGTTGTACGACCGGATGAACGGCGTGGGAGCGCACGAAGTCATCATTGAAACCCCCAACCATGTCGAAAGTCTGGCCGACCTACCGGCCAAGCAGATTGAAGACCTCCTGTGGGCCTATCGCGACCGCATGCTCGACCTGAGAAAGGACGTCCGGCTCCGCTACATCCTGGTGTTCAAGAATCATGGCGCGCTGGCGGGGGCTACGTTGGAACATAGCCACTCCCAACTCATCGCCTTGCCGATCGTCCCGACCAGCGTACAGGATGAACTCGACGGATGCCGCACTCACTTTCAGCAGAAGGAACGCTGCATCTATTGCGACATTCTTCGGCAAGATCTCTCAGACGGTGATCGGATCGTCGCTGAAAATCCAGAGTACCTGTGCGTGACGCCCTTCGCCCCACGCTTCCCGTTTGAAATGTGGATTCTGCCCAAACGCCACGCCGCATACTTTGAAGATAGCCAAAAAGCTCAATTTGAATTGCTCGCTCCCATCCTGTCAGAGTCGCTCCGTCGTATGGATAAAGTTTTGGCCCATCCGGCTTACAACTTCATCCTCCATAGCTCGCCGCTTCACGAAAAAACCGGCGACTACTATCACTGGCACCTAGAGATCATCCCCAAACTGACTCAAGTGGCGGGCTTCGAGTGGGGTACCGGTTTTTACATCAATCCGGTCTCCCCGGAAGAGGCCGCGAGGTTCCTGAGGGAAGCGGAGCCCTAG
- a CDS encoding MoaD/ThiS family protein, whose translation MHVQLNHPARTIEVKGPKRVKELLRDLNLVAEAHLVIRGDELATEDEMLSDQDQIEIRPVISGG comes from the coding sequence ATGCACGTACAACTGAATCATCCCGCACGCACGATCGAAGTCAAAGGACCGAAGAGAGTGAAGGAATTGCTCCGAGACCTGAATCTCGTCGCTGAAGCACACTTAGTCATTCGGGGAGACGAATTGGCCACAGAAGACGAGATGCTGTCGGATCAGGATCAGATCGAAATCAGACCGGTGATCTCAGGTGGATGA
- a CDS encoding DUF1015 domain-containing protein: MSQIFPFQGMRYDQALVGSIKDVVAPPYDIIDAEGQQRLHDRHPHNIIRMELGMDQTGDSPADNRYSRAAAALQSWIKEGVLTRDPQAAVYYHTIEYRPPYSAPGAPSKVLRGFLALAKLEALDSGHIYPHENTRAAAKTDRLNLIEACRANFSPIWSLYSDPGGAIIRLLETATKGKPAQYDFQDDADCRECLWVVTDETILKQISDLMHSKPLFIADGHHRYETALNYQTLRRQQLGALTGLQPYDSVMMLLTPLEDPGLTVLPTHRVATTPLPPSDQIATRLGEAFDFREFPFSPSTQAQVRQQFLTALKTEGQQVPVFGLTRQGDDRYILLTLKPVYRPSIKASPRTRLDVSLLQQLIVTKLCPTQEEQEAILYTKDDHDALDWVARGTGTGAFLLNATKVSEVQAVAAAGERMPHKSTYFYPKPLTGLVLNVMNG; the protein is encoded by the coding sequence ATGTCACAGATTTTTCCGTTCCAGGGTATGCGGTACGATCAGGCCCTTGTCGGCTCGATCAAGGATGTCGTGGCTCCGCCGTACGACATCATCGATGCAGAAGGGCAACAACGGCTGCATGATCGCCACCCTCACAATATCATCCGTATGGAGTTGGGGATGGACCAGACCGGTGACAGCCCGGCCGACAACCGATATAGCCGCGCCGCCGCTGCACTCCAATCCTGGATCAAAGAGGGGGTCCTCACCCGAGATCCGCAAGCTGCCGTCTACTATCACACAATTGAGTACCGTCCGCCGTACTCGGCACCTGGTGCACCGAGCAAAGTGCTCCGAGGGTTCCTCGCCTTGGCGAAGCTTGAAGCCTTGGACTCCGGACATATCTATCCGCATGAGAACACCCGTGCCGCGGCGAAAACCGACCGGTTGAACCTCATTGAAGCCTGTCGCGCGAACTTCAGTCCAATCTGGTCTCTCTATTCCGATCCCGGCGGCGCCATCATCCGACTGCTCGAAACAGCGACAAAAGGGAAACCCGCGCAGTATGACTTTCAAGATGATGCAGACTGTCGCGAATGCCTCTGGGTGGTGACCGATGAGACTATTCTCAAACAGATCTCCGACCTCATGCACAGCAAACCACTGTTCATCGCAGACGGTCACCATCGCTACGAAACAGCACTGAACTATCAAACGCTCCGTCGGCAACAGCTCGGCGCTCTCACCGGGCTCCAGCCCTATGACTCGGTCATGATGCTGCTCACTCCTCTTGAAGACCCAGGATTGACGGTGTTGCCAACGCATCGCGTGGCGACCACCCCACTGCCTCCCTCCGATCAGATCGCGACACGGCTCGGAGAGGCATTCGACTTCCGAGAATTTCCCTTCTCCCCCTCCACTCAAGCTCAGGTCCGTCAGCAATTCTTGACCGCCCTGAAGACGGAAGGTCAACAGGTGCCGGTATTCGGACTCACTCGACAGGGCGATGACCGATACATCCTGCTTACGCTGAAGCCGGTCTATCGTCCCTCGATCAAAGCCTCGCCTCGAACCAGGCTCGACGTCTCCCTGTTGCAGCAGCTGATCGTGACGAAGCTCTGCCCAACACAAGAGGAACAAGAAGCCATCCTCTATACTAAAGACGACCATGACGCACTCGACTGGGTCGCTCGAGGGACCGGAACCGGAGCATTTTTGCTCAATGCCACGAAGGTCAGCGAAGTCCAAGCGGTGGCGGCTGCGGGCGAGCGTATGCCGCACAAATCAACCTATTTCTACCCAAAACCATTAACGGGTCTTGTCCTCAATGTCATGAACGGTTGA
- the vanZ gene encoding VanZ family protein has protein sequence MLSLLRYWGPVCAYAGLIFYLSAQSHPEDNLPDFVFDLSDKVVHAIEYAVLGLLCYRALRGGSSDSWRQQAIPMAILLASVYGASDEVHQAFVPFRESSWLDWVADTVGAAIGVLAMHRTVNFRPADSIPEP, from the coding sequence ATGCTGTCGTTGCTTCGATACTGGGGACCGGTGTGTGCCTATGCCGGATTGATCTTTTATCTGTCTGCTCAGTCTCACCCCGAGGATAATCTGCCCGATTTCGTGTTCGATCTAAGCGACAAGGTCGTGCATGCCATTGAGTATGCGGTGCTTGGTCTGTTGTGTTATCGGGCCCTTCGTGGCGGATCCAGCGATTCGTGGCGGCAACAGGCGATTCCTATGGCCATTCTGTTGGCGTCGGTCTATGGGGCCAGTGACGAAGTTCACCAAGCATTTGTTCCGTTTCGAGAGTCGAGTTGGCTCGATTGGGTCGCCGATACGGTCGGCGCTGCAATCGGTGTTCTTGCCATGCACCGAACGGTCAATTTCAGGCCGGCTGACTCGATTCCAGAACCATAG
- a CDS encoding HD domain-containing protein — protein MPVRFRLEDPTLSATLRKIERLVRRNGGRTWLVGGCIRDLVLGRQPRDLDLEVAGLPPGQLHALLSEQFSVQFVGKAFAVFKLQGLPIDISIPSRILPSSTTSIPTLVRQADPDISIDDALARRDFTINAMAWDPDTRELRDPFNGRDDLHARILRHVSPQFTEDPLRVLRGMQLCARFEFTAAPETVELCRTLSQNSQPRERLWEEWKKLLLQGCKPSRGLHFLRDCGWLRFYPELAALQDCPQDPLWHPEGDVWIHTLHCLDWFAGERSGNEEDDLIVGLAILSHDFGKPATTRQDYEHITSRGHESAGEDPTRCFLERLTNQQDIIDGVLPLVLCHLRPRTLYDAQASDSAVRRLARQVKRLDRLVRVARADHAGRPPKVFDGFPAGEWLLNRAKQLDVAHQAPVPILMGRHLLELGVQPGPEMGRLLDECYEAQLDGEFGTLEEGLSFAKHKLAAPC, from the coding sequence ATGCCGGTCCGTTTTCGCCTTGAAGATCCCACGCTATCCGCGACGCTCCGCAAGATTGAGCGACTGGTTCGTCGCAATGGCGGACGAACCTGGCTGGTCGGCGGCTGTATCCGCGATTTGGTACTCGGGCGACAGCCGCGCGATTTGGACCTCGAAGTCGCGGGTCTTCCACCAGGGCAACTCCACGCGCTGTTGTCCGAACAGTTCTCCGTCCAATTCGTCGGCAAGGCGTTCGCGGTCTTCAAACTGCAAGGTCTGCCCATCGACATTTCCATTCCCTCCCGCATCCTTCCCAGCAGCACGACCTCGATCCCTACTCTGGTGCGACAGGCGGATCCTGACATCTCGATCGACGATGCCCTGGCCCGACGGGACTTCACCATCAATGCCATGGCGTGGGACCCGGACACGAGAGAGCTTCGTGACCCCTTCAATGGGCGTGATGACCTCCACGCACGTATCTTGCGGCACGTGTCGCCACAGTTTACCGAAGATCCGCTGCGTGTCCTGCGTGGGATGCAGTTGTGCGCCCGCTTTGAATTCACCGCTGCGCCGGAGACCGTGGAGCTGTGCCGAACCCTCTCACAGAACAGTCAGCCCCGTGAACGTCTGTGGGAGGAGTGGAAAAAACTTCTTCTTCAGGGCTGCAAACCGTCTAGGGGGTTGCACTTCTTGCGCGACTGCGGGTGGCTGCGGTTCTATCCGGAGCTTGCGGCACTTCAGGACTGTCCACAAGATCCGCTATGGCACCCTGAAGGGGATGTCTGGATCCACACACTCCACTGTCTGGATTGGTTTGCCGGTGAGCGATCCGGCAACGAGGAGGACGATCTGATCGTCGGATTGGCGATCCTCTCCCATGACTTCGGCAAACCAGCAACAACCAGACAGGATTACGAGCATATTACCTCGCGCGGGCATGAATCGGCGGGCGAGGACCCGACGCGATGCTTTCTCGAACGGCTCACCAACCAGCAGGACATCATAGACGGGGTGCTGCCCTTGGTCTTGTGCCATCTCCGTCCCCGCACACTCTATGATGCACAAGCCTCTGACAGCGCCGTCCGTCGGCTCGCCAGACAAGTGAAACGGCTTGACCGTTTAGTGCGCGTAGCGAGGGCCGATCATGCAGGCCGGCCGCCAAAGGTCTTTGATGGATTCCCAGCCGGCGAGTGGTTACTGAACCGAGCGAAGCAGCTGGACGTTGCGCATCAGGCCCCGGTCCCCATTCTGATGGGGCGGCACTTGTTGGAATTAGGAGTTCAGCCTGGTCCTGAAATGGGCCGACTGCTTGATGAGTGCTACGAGGCTCAACTGGATGGAGAATTTGGGACGCTAGAGGAAGGCCTCAGTTTCGCAAAGCACAAGCTTGCCGCGCCCTGCTAA
- a CDS encoding glycoside hydrolase, whose translation MKQIHVCFFWHMHQPYYTDPLAGSASMPWVRLHATKSYYDMAYILEQHPTVHATFNFTPSLLLQLEEIGNGKVRDLFLEHAQRPATNLTVEEKAFLVRHFFSANWATMVQPYPRYQELLVKRGLDLHEHDLRRIACQFSTQELLDLQVWHNLAWFGYGTIRRYLRLATLRQKNRGFTEEDKHEVLSIQRLAVQEIVPLYRNLMERGQIELTTTPFFHPILPLVIDTDINRRARPDLPLPARFRAREDAEAQLRQAVEFHRSTFGRPPQGLWPSEGSVCPELLPLVFQTGLRWLATDEGILARSLAMCQQPWHRQSALYQPYQVGPAEQSLTILFRDRDISDAFGFIYHKTTAESAAEDILRRLHHIAQETPLDRVIVPIILDGENPWEHYHDGGERFLSLLYQAFTNHDMDQAGQSTTQTSTISEAIASTPPTQHLPCLHSGSWINADYKIWIGHHEDNRGWDLLGHTRSTLMERAPQLPPDRVQAAWQELYAAEGSDWFWWYGDDFDTDFKPEFDRLFRTHLRNVWTLMGQHPPDQLNQPICMMGIGTESNLVQQPVRWITPTLDGLVTDFFEWHGAGSITTQPPLGAMWKADRIFSAIRFGWSQDEFVIRLDPDETVMKRTDLDVVIALHGPQAPFHLSFPLPLPEAEEFILSQQIAASTWQEIGRYVTISARSIIELAIPWQDIQLQPAQTMQLSIVVRKHNLEIARYPGPKPAVLTVPGPNFEAELWRV comes from the coding sequence ATGAAACAGATCCACGTGTGTTTTTTCTGGCATATGCACCAGCCGTACTACACCGACCCGCTGGCTGGCTCAGCCAGTATGCCTTGGGTGCGCCTGCATGCGACCAAATCCTATTACGATATGGCCTATATCCTGGAACAGCATCCAACGGTTCATGCAACGTTCAATTTTACTCCGTCACTCCTCTTACAGTTGGAAGAAATCGGCAACGGCAAGGTTCGCGACCTTTTTCTCGAACATGCCCAACGACCAGCGACAAACCTGACGGTGGAAGAAAAAGCGTTTCTGGTCCGTCACTTCTTTTCCGCCAATTGGGCGACGATGGTCCAACCTTACCCACGATACCAAGAGCTGCTGGTGAAACGAGGCTTGGATCTCCATGAGCATGATCTTCGTCGCATCGCCTGTCAGTTTTCCACGCAGGAGCTGTTGGACCTGCAAGTCTGGCACAACCTGGCCTGGTTCGGATACGGCACCATTCGACGATATCTCCGATTGGCCACATTACGCCAGAAAAATCGAGGCTTCACCGAAGAGGACAAACATGAGGTGTTATCGATTCAACGGCTCGCCGTGCAAGAGATTGTTCCTCTCTACCGGAACCTCATGGAGCGTGGGCAGATCGAGCTGACCACGACGCCGTTTTTTCACCCCATCCTTCCACTCGTGATCGATACGGATATCAACCGGCGCGCGAGGCCGGACCTTCCCCTGCCGGCTCGCTTTCGAGCGCGCGAGGATGCGGAAGCCCAACTTCGGCAGGCGGTGGAGTTCCATCGATCGACATTCGGTCGTCCTCCCCAAGGCCTCTGGCCTTCAGAGGGATCCGTCTGCCCGGAATTGCTTCCTCTTGTCTTCCAAACCGGCCTTCGCTGGCTGGCGACCGATGAAGGTATCCTCGCTCGCTCTCTGGCGATGTGCCAACAACCATGGCATCGGCAGTCCGCGCTGTATCAACCCTATCAGGTTGGACCGGCTGAACAATCGCTGACCATCCTCTTTCGTGACCGTGACATCTCCGATGCCTTTGGATTTATCTACCATAAGACGACCGCAGAATCCGCAGCTGAAGATATCCTCCGACGACTACACCACATCGCGCAGGAAACGCCGCTCGATCGAGTCATCGTCCCGATCATTTTGGATGGCGAAAACCCGTGGGAACATTATCACGACGGAGGCGAACGGTTTCTGTCACTCCTGTACCAAGCCTTCACCAATCATGATATGGACCAAGCTGGGCAGAGCACCACTCAAACCTCCACGATATCCGAAGCCATCGCCTCGACTCCCCCGACTCAGCACCTTCCTTGTCTCCACTCCGGCTCGTGGATCAATGCTGACTACAAAATCTGGATCGGGCACCATGAAGACAATCGAGGATGGGATCTGCTAGGCCACACCCGTTCCACGCTCATGGAGAGAGCCCCCCAACTTCCTCCCGATCGCGTCCAAGCCGCATGGCAGGAACTGTACGCCGCTGAAGGCAGTGATTGGTTCTGGTGGTACGGAGACGATTTCGACACCGACTTCAAACCGGAGTTCGACCGGCTTTTCAGAACACATCTCCGCAATGTGTGGACCCTGATGGGCCAGCACCCTCCCGATCAGCTGAACCAACCGATCTGTATGATGGGGATCGGCACTGAATCCAACCTGGTCCAACAACCGGTCCGTTGGATCACCCCTACACTCGATGGTCTGGTGACCGATTTTTTCGAGTGGCACGGCGCCGGCAGCATCACGACGCAGCCTCCGTTGGGGGCCATGTGGAAGGCCGATCGAATCTTTTCGGCCATCCGGTTCGGCTGGAGTCAGGATGAGTTCGTGATCAGGCTCGACCCCGATGAAACAGTTATGAAGCGAACTGACCTCGACGTTGTGATAGCCCTTCACGGCCCACAAGCCCCCTTTCACCTCAGCTTTCCCCTGCCCTTGCCAGAAGCTGAGGAATTCATTCTGTCTCAACAGATCGCGGCGAGCACGTGGCAAGAGATCGGACGGTATGTAACGATCAGCGCTCGCTCGATCATCGAGCTAGCGATTCCTTGGCAGGACATTCAGCTTCAACCTGCTCAGACCATGCAGCTCTCGATTGTCGTCCGCAAGCATAACCTGGAAATAGCCCGCTATCCTGGCCCCAAACCCGCGGTCCTAACCGTGCCTGGACCGAACTTTGAGGCCGAACTGTGGAGAGTATGA
- a CDS encoding sensor histidine kinase: protein MKQAPDQGALPLDQERASTEKKETENRYRDDVRTLAGKLLTVQDEERRRISRDLHDDVNQRLGAIGLQLDTLSRNLPDSPSVIRRRIRVIRRHVSELSDDVRGLAYRFHQTTVEDLGLVTALQRYLNDFVKRTGISARFTKPRSADSIPLRLATCLYRIAQESLGNVGLHANASQVSLTLVVSSDEISLTVCDDGIGMDLEEVKRRKDGLGMLSMEERAKLLDGTISWCSSPGNGTTVFTRFDPGTELR, encoded by the coding sequence ATGAAACAGGCTCCGGACCAGGGCGCATTGCCACTCGATCAGGAGCGTGCGTCGACAGAAAAAAAAGAGACCGAAAACCGATATCGGGATGATGTCCGCACGTTAGCCGGAAAATTGCTCACGGTCCAGGACGAAGAGCGGCGGCGGATTTCGCGCGATCTTCACGACGACGTGAACCAGCGCCTTGGGGCGATCGGCCTCCAACTCGACACGCTGAGCCGAAATCTCCCGGACTCCCCATCCGTCATCCGCCGGCGGATCCGCGTGATCCGGCGGCATGTGAGTGAACTATCCGACGACGTCCGTGGGCTTGCCTATCGATTCCATCAAACAACGGTGGAGGACCTTGGGCTCGTCACAGCCCTCCAACGTTACCTCAATGATTTCGTGAAGCGCACCGGCATCAGCGCTCGATTCACGAAGCCCCGATCGGCCGACTCCATTCCGTTGCGATTGGCGACGTGCTTATATCGAATCGCACAGGAAAGTTTGGGGAATGTGGGACTCCATGCCAATGCGTCACAAGTATCCCTTACACTCGTCGTGTCATCCGACGAGATCTCCTTGACCGTGTGCGACGATGGAATTGGAATGGACCTCGAAGAAGTCAAACGTCGAAAGGATGGGCTCGGGATGTTGAGTATGGAGGAGCGAGCGAAGCTGCTGGATGGCACGATATCCTGGTGCTCTTCGCCTGGGAACGGAACAACTGTGTTCACACGCTTCGACCCAGGAACTGAATTGCGATGA
- a CDS encoding sigma-54-dependent Fis family transcriptional regulator codes for MHAKILIVDDDPDIVMMLEDRLHASGYDTVVASEGPQALDQITHESPQLVLLDLTLPRLSGLDVLRRLSQMKPSEHLPVIVMTAHGSIEAAVDAMKEGAYDFLTKPLDHEHLLIVIRKALERDSLRRQVAYLRSEVDGRYASIVGNSASVQSVVEAAQRTAKSDASVLLLGESGTGKELFARSIHQWSHRSAMPLIVINCVALTETLLENELFGHERGAFTGADRQQKGKLEMADGGTVFLDEIGDMSLPLQAKLLRVLQDREFQRVGGTKTVSVNIRIIAATNKDLRQAVKAGQFREDLYFRLNVVTLTLPPLRERQGDVPALAQFFLDRHTRDAKRPGMALSQDALDTLARYPWPGNIRELDNVIARAVVLNPKDTIEPDMLALMADDASLRQPADAVLPYLDLSYHESMEKHSRYIITRAMERAEGNQTKAAESLKLQRTYLARLLKQLKD; via the coding sequence ATGCACGCGAAGATTCTGATCGTCGATGACGATCCCGATATCGTCATGATGCTTGAAGACCGGCTCCACGCGTCCGGGTATGATACGGTCGTGGCATCGGAAGGACCGCAGGCCCTGGACCAAATTACCCATGAGTCTCCACAGTTGGTCCTCCTCGATCTCACGCTGCCCAGATTGTCGGGTCTCGACGTGCTCAGGCGCCTCTCCCAGATGAAGCCATCGGAACACCTTCCCGTCATCGTGATGACCGCACATGGGTCCATTGAAGCGGCAGTGGATGCGATGAAGGAAGGCGCGTACGACTTCCTGACTAAACCCCTCGATCATGAACATCTCCTGATCGTCATTCGCAAAGCCTTGGAGCGGGATTCCCTTCGACGACAAGTGGCCTATCTGCGTTCCGAGGTCGACGGCCGTTATGCATCCATTGTGGGAAACAGTGCATCCGTACAGTCTGTCGTGGAGGCGGCTCAACGAACTGCCAAGTCGGATGCCAGCGTCTTGCTCCTCGGTGAAAGCGGAACCGGCAAAGAACTCTTCGCCCGATCGATCCATCAATGGAGCCACCGCTCCGCCATGCCGCTCATCGTCATCAATTGCGTGGCGTTGACGGAGACGTTGCTCGAGAACGAGTTGTTCGGGCATGAACGCGGCGCCTTTACCGGAGCGGATCGCCAACAAAAAGGAAAGTTGGAGATGGCCGACGGTGGAACCGTATTCCTCGATGAGATCGGCGATATGTCGCTGCCGCTGCAGGCCAAACTGCTCAGGGTTCTACAAGACCGGGAATTCCAGCGTGTCGGAGGAACGAAGACGGTTTCCGTCAATATTCGTATCATCGCCGCCACCAACAAGGACCTGAGACAGGCTGTGAAGGCAGGACAGTTCCGGGAAGATCTTTACTTTCGGCTGAATGTCGTCACCCTGACGCTCCCGCCGCTTCGTGAACGACAGGGCGACGTGCCGGCCCTGGCGCAGTTCTTCCTCGATCGCCACACGCGTGACGCCAAGCGGCCCGGCATGGCTCTCAGCCAGGATGCACTCGACACCCTGGCCCGTTACCCATGGCCTGGGAATATTCGAGAGCTGGACAATGTGATCGCACGGGCCGTCGTCTTGAACCCGAAGGATACGATCGAGCCCGATATGTTGGCACTGATGGCGGACGACGCCAGTCTCCGCCAACCAGCAGATGCCGTGCTGCCGTATCTGGACTTGTCCTACCACGAGTCGATGGAGAAACATAGCCGTTACATCATCACTCGGGCAATGGAACGAGCCGAGGGGAATCAAACGAAGGCCGCAGAATCGCTCAAACTCCAACGCACCTATCTCGCTCGCCTACTCAAGCAACTGAAGGACTAA